The Mauremys reevesii isolate NIE-2019 linkage group 1, ASM1616193v1, whole genome shotgun sequence genome segment gaattctgcttaaaaaaatccaaaacttttgaaccacctcagcttgtgaccaaacgcctgagcccatccagtcagagatttttccaggtttctgatactctgctggcttccttgactcatatctgtctccataactctgggttcatttaggttagaacataagaacggccatattgggtcaaaccaaaggtccatccagcccagtatcccgtctactgacagtagccaatgccaagtgccccagagagagtgaacctaatgATAAAGTGATCTAtatcctgccgtccatctccttcctctgacaaacagaggctagggacaccattcctacccatcctggataatagctactaatggacttaacctccatgaatttatccgaTTCCTAGAGTTTGGCTCCATGGAGTCCCTCATAAACTGGACATGGTTattgtgggtttgtctttagtataatTTATGTACATGCTCCACAAAATGAGCAtctgagcttgttccagaatctgggatgagactatgttgtgaaaactgaaatgctcaaaatagcacacgCATGTAAATGGACACGGGTTGCTAAAATTAAAGtaacccagggggtctcaaaccagaggtcgggacccctcagggggtaaCGAGGTTATTCCTTGGGGTcataagctgtcagcctccacctcaaaccccgctttgcctccaggatttataatagtgtttttaatttatgggcgGGTGGTCGCACTCCGAGGTTTTCTATGTGAAAGgcgtcaccaggacaaaagtgtgagaaccactgaattaacccctctggagcctcagggaatgcaggggagtggggggtctCTCCTGggcagggttgggaaggaggtaggtggtgtaggatattgctcttctcatgtgatccctcccccatggatctcttggctctatcactgttaatctaaagtggctaattttaaatgaagctaccctcccctgacatgactctccctatggcactgaacttaaatgtagactataatatggcatttgagaagtgaaagggatggcagccctaagggaaaagataacagcttggctcttctgcaatcctcaaactgctgaatgagctgtagggtagggaaggctgtgcctccccaaacagcctggcccacCTCCTATCTgacctccacccacttcctgccccccaactgcccacctcagaatccccgacccaacctgctccttgtcccctcacagTTCCCCTGAGATGCCCCCCAACCACCACTCCAGGACCTCACCCCCCACCAACCccggctccctgtcccctgactgccccgacctctACCCCTGCCCTCCGCCAaatcctgacagacccccggaacgcccaccatccaaccccccattccccatccccttacCGCCCCAACAaattctctgccccctccctgtccctgggactccctgccccttatccaactcccctggccccacccccttaccatgccacttacccccgcctccctcctctcccggggCCTCAGCGTGCTGCGTACAGGAGCGGCcttggacagcgctgcagcagcgtgGCTCTCCGGCACCTGaactcgcagccctgcccccttaccacgcggctctgagtgggaggatctcaggccctgctggagccaggccgctttagctctgtcctgGACACGGCGCGTTGAGGTGCCGGGGGATAGGGGAAGGTGGTGGGGGAGCCTCAggcattctcatgggggcccctgtggggcacagggcctgggcaaattgccccacttgaccccttctgggtggccctgaaggaCAGGGAATCTGTAACCTTGGGGAGCTTTAAGGCAGCCTTTAGTGGCAAGTACTTTTAAAATCTCTTGCCAGCTCCCACCTTCTGCAtgctcaggatatgtctacactacaggattattccgattttacagaaaccgatatttggaaacagattgtataaagtcgagtgcacgcggccacactaaacacattaattcggcggtgtgcatccatgtactgaggttagcgtcgatttccagagcgttgcactttgggcagctatcccatagctatcccatagtttccgcagtctcccctgcccattggaattctgggttgagatcccaatgcatgatggggcaaaacagtgtcgcgggtgattctgggtaaatgtcatcactcaatcctctcatcgtgaaagcaacggcagacaatcatttcacacctttttccctggattgccgggcagacgccatagcacagcaaccatggagcccattcagccttttttcactgtcaccgtatgtctactggatgctgctcaCAGAcccagtactgcagtgctacacagcagcatccccttgcctttgcaagttagcaaacatggttaccagtcatactgtaccgtctgctgttgtcatgggtgctcctggccagcctccgtgaggttggccgggggcacctggacaaaaatgggaatgactccccaggtcattcccttctttaagttttgtctaaagggagagtcagtcatgcctagaatatcaggcaagcctactaaagaaccagagaggcaaacagccactccgggtcagagccccagacatcccgcagaaatgatgagctgcatgtcatTCTAGAGGGTGCCCATGCAACAACTCCACctcttgcttccctcctcccacatccctcctgggctaccgtggcagctATCCCCCCATTTGtttgatgaagtaataaagaatgcaggaatttgaaacaacactgactttattgcctctgcaagcagagatcaaagcggcgaggggagggcagcctccagctgctagatattccaggcaggactgaatctccattagacaaagcttcaagaagggaatgaccggggagtcattctcatttttgCCCAAGCGCctccggctgacctcaccgaggccagccaggagcactcatgggacaaCGATGACAACTAACATTCATACTGTAccgaagggaagggaagggtaggggatgctgctgtgtagcgctgcagcaccgcatctgccagcagcatccattagacatacggtgacattgaaaaaaggcgagaaaggatttttttcccctttgctttcacaggggggaggtgggggagagaggggaggcggcgacgacatataccctgaacaatccatgacaatatttttgacccttcaggttttgggaactcagccaagaattcaaatggctttctggtacgcttttctcagctccttaagtttcatgcagcactgtgttgagtccctgttgtggcctctgtccatcatggccttggagattttttcaaatgttttggcattttgtctattggaacggagttctgatagaacagattaatCTCCctatacagagatcagattcagtatctcccgtacagtctgtgctgatcagcgctccacactgggcaaacaggaaataaaattcaaaagttcatggggcttttcctgtctacctggccagtgcatccaagctcagactgctgtccagagtggtcacaatggtgcactgtgggacaggtcctagaggccaataccgtcaaattgtggccacactaaccgtaatttgaaatggcaataccgatttcagcgctactcccctcgtcagggtggagtacagatatcgatattatgagccctttatattgaaataaagggcttcattgtgtggatgggtgcagcattaattcggtttaacactgctaaattcgaaataaactcatagtgtagaccaggccaaagtttcAGAGTGGAGAACAGCCTTGACAACTGACaatcaaaatgggatgtttttcacaaagatctgctctagttcaaacagaaatGACTCATGGGCAGCCCTATGGCTGGTGTGATGTAGGAGGTCAAAgcagggtcccttctggccatataatctatgaatctgtcTAGCATCACCTGCAAGGATAATATTTGTCTGTGCCTCATTATGGGTCTTTGCCCCACCCTGGGTGCCATTTTTCGGGTCTGGGCAGTTTGAAAGGAATAAAGGAAATTCAGTGCTGAATGATGCTTGCTATTCAATGCCACTGAGAGCAAATGAATCAGACTCCGTGTGATTCTTTGCGGACTCCTACAgctaaggagagagaaggggcccaggctgagctgggagTCGAGCGGAGCcgaccagagccagaggggccagaggagcagcccagggaggagagctgTGTAATCAGGAAGGACAAGGAaaaattggagttgcagctaggaAGGAATTTGAGTGGTAACCCGAAGGggttctacaggtatgttagcaacagaaGGTGGTTagagaaagtgtgggaccctcactaaatgggggaggcaacattgTGACACATGATTTGGAAAAAGCTGAAGCACTCAATGCTTTTTTCCCTTCAGTCTTcatagacaaggtcagctccccaACTGCTGCTCTGGGCAACACACTATGGGGAGCAGGTGAGCAGCCCTccgtggtgaaagaacaggttgacaactatttagaaaagctggacattcaGATGTGGCCAGATGCAATACATCCAAGTGATTGCAGAGGCCTTGagcattatctttgaaaactcatggcaattgcAGCAGGTTGAGTACAGttggaaaaaaggcaaatatagcgcccatctttaaaaaaaaaggaagaaggaaaatcatggggcaggtcctcaaggaatctattttgatgcacttggaagagaggaagttaatcaggaacagtcaacatggattcaccaagggcaagtcatgcctgaccaacctaattgccttctatgatgagataactggtgcTGCGGATATGGGGAAAGTGCTCCTATGTGTCTTTAAGTAACTTGCcacaagatcatagaatcataaaatatcagggttggaagggacctcaggaggtatctagtccaaccccctgctcaaagcaggaccaatccccagacagattttaaccccagttccctagaTGGCCCCcacaaagattgaactcacaaccctgggtttagcaaacaTATTTATATCAGAGCTTAGTAGATTTATTATTACTTTAAATTTATTTCTTTTATATCGGAATTAGAAACactgctcctgtcagctaattgccAAGACACAAGAGATTGCAAGTGCCCAAGTACCCCCAGGGATCACAGTTAAAGCTCCCCCCACATACCCCAAAATCTGAACTGAAGTCCCTGCTGCAAGCTCTGGTGAGATAGAGACAATTCAGCaacagatggggggagggagggagaagagtgagTGACCCACGGGAAGAGATGGGGCAATGAGTGGTGCCTCAAAGTCCAGTTACCAGAAATTAGAAGTGTGGCCACCCTGTGAGATAATGAGTTGTACACAAACCGATTTCCAGGTTTGTCAGTCTGACATTCCATAGTGTggtcaggaaaggatttaatgtcACTTCTACTGTACAAACAGTGATTCAGGGAAGGGGGCGCACCACCATGTCACCAACCAGCTCTGCACGGAGCTcagtctgagagccagagcaccaggagaaaacattaggtccctttatgaggaaagagccggagcagcctgtcccggatctctctggtcctcactccatagatgatggggtttagcatgggaGGCACCAGGGGGTACATGTTGGCCATGAGAACATGGAAATGAAggggcacattgtggccaaaccgctgcgtgaggaaggagaagagacctgggatgtaaaaggctaagatgacacagaggtgggagctgcaggtccccaaAGTCTTGAGCCGGGTGTCCTTTGTGGgcaggctgaagatggccctgacgATCTGAGTATAGGACATAGTGATAAAAAGCACATCCAGACCAGTCACAGAGATTACCACAAAGAGGCCATAGTAATTACTGACGCGGATGTCGGTGCAGGCCAGCTTCGCCACAGCAATGTGCTCACAGTGCGTGTgagggatgatgttggttctgcaatatggccacagCCTCGCCAGGAAGGGAAAGGGCAGCATAAGCGTGATGCCGCGCAGCACCACAGCCAGGCCAATCTTGGCCACCACAgcgtttgtcaggatggtggaatgtctcagggggtcACAGATGGCTACATACCGATCCAAAGCCAAGGCCACtaagatcccagactccatcgCTAAGAaccagtgaatgaagtacatctgggtgaggcaggcactgaaatcaatctccctggaattgaaccagaagatgctcagcgttttgggcaggatggacgtggacaggaccaggtcagtgacagccagcatgcagaggaaatagtacatgggcccatggaggctcggctctatcttcacaatgaacaggatggtgaagttccccaagatggctatgatgtacatggtgcagaaggggatggagatccagacatgggccgcCTCCAGGCCAGGAACACCCAGCaagatgaaggtggaggggttggtgaagttggTTGTGTtgggatctgacatggagtagggggtGAAGGTGTATAACTCTGAGGCAGaacggtgtctcctgcatgtaccaTATCTTCCCCTGACTTCCTGCATGTGCCCAAGCTCTAGGGTGATGGTTGCAGTAAATATTCCTGGATGGAGAGAAAATGTTAATACGAGACACTACAAGCACTACTGGAGGTGTTCTCCTGGGTGAAGCAGATTAGTTGCTCTCCACACACTGATAAATGGTGTTTTCATAATTCAGGaaaatgaattatgaacaactgacCCTACTAATGCCTATTCCATATATTATGTTGCTCTATGCATCAGTAGTTCCTACACATTGTGTacgggagattttggcaaaccagttaagtgcctgaaaccactatgtcttattgttaaaagcagccaatcagcagtctcagcttgacaAAGACAggagcgggagcgggggggggggggttgggtgccacagaaagggcagcttgacctcgcatacttcctgataagaattgtgttgaagctGCTGAAACATGCATTTTAGAATagcaggatgtgccctcaggGATGTGTGTTAgggcctcaaggctgcaaactctgggggaaaacccacacctggttaaccaataatcagaaggagcctcttgcttgcccATTAGAACTGTTCGCTTAAAAAGGTTTTTTTAAGGGGCACGTCATTCTATTACtgatgtataaataagggggaaaagtttgaggtagttggactCATTTGggactctttttggactctccctctggctACATCTTGTGGTCCCCACTGGCAAATGGAATATTTGGACACTGGAAGCCTGTCGCTGTGTCACTctagagccacactcagctttggtaattatcaagggttggcggtgttttactaacttgttgcggacgtgtgtaagtgcttgagactagtaaagtttagctttaagtgaaagcactctcaCGTTGTCCTgtctgtgccagccatctatcggtcagacggccgtgtctcccctgatttatttcctgacacctcctcgcacagagtaaagttaccaagagctttgggttgaaagaatcCCGGGTACCAGTTGTAACAGTTGTGGTGTGGGAAACATTAATAGGTATCGGCAGGAAATGCAATGAAACCCAGGCTGGAGGGTCTATGCTGTAGGGATTTTCCCATTCCCTGGGTTGCTCAAAATTTG includes the following:
- the LOC120395556 gene encoding olfactory receptor 52R1-like, with protein sequence MSDPNTTNFTNPSTFILLGVPGLEAAHVWISIPFCTMYIIAILGNFTILFIVKIEPSLHGPMYYFLCMLAVTDLVLSTSILPKTLSIFWFNSREIDFSACLTQMYFIHWFLAMESGILVALALDRYVAICDPLRHSTILTNAVVAKIGLAVVLRGITLMLPFPFLARLWPYCRTNIIPHTHCEHIAVAKLACTDIRVSNYYGLFVVISVTGLDVLFITMSYTQIVRAIFSLPTKDTRLKTLGTCSSHLCVILAFYIPGLFSFLTQRFGHNVPLHFHVLMANMYPLVPPMLNPIIYGVRTREIRDRLLRLFPHKGT